aaaaaaaaaagaatgatatatattataatatcaatttttctttttctttgtttgacgAACGTGCAaaaatcacaaataaactttaCTTATTAGAAATCAATATGCCATGTTTAGATTGAGTCCTGTATAAGCGCATCTTTTAATTCAGACAaggtttcaaatttaaatttctttcttttttttttttaaatattaagttGCAGGAAACTATTAGAATTCATAAAGCCCACAATATTGAGATTTAAACATATATAATTTATAGGGAGCTTTTACACTAAAATTTTGTATACAAAGGCTAATTATTGAATGAAAATACTCGTATAGGTAGGCAAAGATAAATTAAGCTTACTCATACTGGGAGAATGATGAAATGCAATACCAACGTCCAAAAAATCCCAAAAGAGGCTGCCACTATGTGAAAAGGGTTACATTTCAATTACATCTAAAAGCCTTGGAATTTTTTGGGAACAGAGCAACTACAAAAAAATGCCAGAGCTGCCACGCTAAAACATCGAGTTAATAACTCAACAATCCacaggaaaaaggaaaaaaggggaaaaaaaaaaaaagagcaattTTCCATATAAGATCAAATTAATAGAATTTTGGATTACATTGccaataaagttttttttttttttttttgcagtcaTTTGGCTCTAATTAATATGAATCAgtactaataattaattttaagagagCTTATTTTACTGAAAATAACCTACATATATgtgaaaaaattatatatattttaaagttaacttataaattcaatttttagttgTGATAAAGAAACTTGGTTATAATGGtactataaaatatttgaatattagtaattaagaaTAATCTGATTAGTTTTTCTCTACATTTAAAATATAGAGAGTGAAAAGGTGTTGGATTCAAGTTCTCTAATCTACTAATTCTAAGATTATTTACTTTTATAGTGAGAAGGGAAAAGAGCTACTTCTATTGTATAgcctattaattattatttagtccatTATACctcaattttataatatatatatatatattgttttaattacattaaaaataattagttctttatttatatttttcaataaaattaagaagaaattttatatatcaaaattttaaaatgttgaTAATTCAATTGACACATTTCTGCATCTTTTTGGATTGGTCTCTCTCCCACACTCATAAGCACGTGACTTCGTTTAACCAGTGGTACTGGTTTTCACTGACATACCTAATCGCCATGCCCAATATCTTATTAATTCTGTGGAAGAGTAGGTTAATTAGTATTGTATTTGGTACAAGCAAGAATTGTGAATATGCACCTTCTTCTTCGCTGTAAATGTTAATTCTGATACACATAAGATTCGAATGATTCAACAGGGGAGCAATATATGCTTAGTGGGGCAGACGAATAGTACATAATGTAAAGAAGGTAGAGGTGGAGACCCTAGGGTGGAGAAGGtggcaaattaaataaaatttatatccaATTCCATATATAATTGAACCCCTAAAAACTTTCTGTGATCGGTGGTGGCTACGAACAAAGTCAAGATGAAGAGTAGGTATACGGCTGGATGAGAtgatatcttcttcttcttcttcaactaTGTGAAaggaatttgaattattttttggggacataataataataataataataataataataataataataacagaaAAAAAATGCTCATAGAAACTTTGTTACTGGGCATTTGGGAACCCATTAAAACATTTTAAAAAGTCTTCGATGAAATTTTATTACTGATCGGCATAAAGAAAATTCATACACTTAATCTCAAATTAATCCTTCATACAGAAGAATTCACTTGTGGATATTCGTTTAGATCCTTATTTTACACCAACACTTGTTCTATTACAAAAAACAAagcaaaattattttaaaaacaaCGTATAAAGAAGTTATGAATCATTATGTTCACATTCATTTAATGAAAGGGCTTAATAGTGTTTTGGAGGTGGCGGGGATGTGTAGTAAAATGGTGGAGGTGGAGGAGATGTGTAGTAAAATGTTGGAGGAGGCGGGGACAAAGTGTTGTAGTGTTGTTGTTTTGGAGGCGGCGGGGATGTGTAGTAAAATGGTGGAGGAGGCGGGGATGTATAGTAAAATGGTGGAGGTGGCGGGGATGTATAGTAAAATGGTGGAGGTGGCGGGGATGTGTAGTAAAATGGTGGAGGAGGCGGGGGTGATGGTGGCGGTGATTTATAATAATATGAAGGTAGAGATTTTTTTGGGGGAGGAGATGATGTGTAATGGAATGGAGGAGGTGAAGGAGGAGGAGGGTGCCTCACATACTTtggtggaggtggtgacttgtaatGTTTAAGGTAGTAAGGTGGCGAAGGAGAGGCATAAAGATAAGGCTTATCAGCCACTACAGTGGCGGCTACAAGGCAGAAAACAATAGCCTGAACCATGGGAGTCAAATATGCAGCCTGTTGTGGCCAGGTTCCCATTCTAAATTAGAAATGCTAATTGTTTTGTGAGCATGCATGGTGAAGATGGAGGCAAGCCCTTTATAGAGTGGCCTCATCAATCACTGCTCACACAgataattaattttgtttaatGTTGATTACAGCCTGGATTATAGCATTAAAATTGTTATGgaaagtaaatatttttaattagtagAGTAATTATAGTAAGATTATTTCTTATTTAAGTTGATTAAGTAGGGTTCATATACCTAATTAAGTGAAGTAGTTGTAGGAAATTTATATGCAAATataaaatgttttattttatatatttaatgagaataataaaaattatagtcTTTTGAGTTACCCTCACATACGATAGAAAAAATGAGTTTACCTACATTTTTCTATTTAAGATTatgtcttttttttattattattattttttattatttccacGATTGTGTTATTAGGTCGCCATATAGAGTAACAGTTAGTTCTCACCACTCACCTAGGAAGAATAATAGGTTACCGATGACTCCACCCGCTAGGTCCAGCCTATGAGAACTGCTTTATGGTTTGTTATTGTTATGTGGATGTTTTGGATTTTGATAGCCACCGTATCACAGCCTTGCGAGCTGTATGGGTAAATATTCATCCACTATTTTCTTGTTTTTCCTCATCAGCATTGCCTTTAGAGAGGAAAGTACTACCTTATGAGTTGCTTTATATTTATATTTCCTCCCCGACATTGCCTTTTGAGGGTGTTTGCTTTGGTGTTCGTTCCTTTATGTAGGTGTTTTTGAATTTAGTACTGTGACTTTGTGTTATTGAATATGGGATAGCTAGACTTATTACAGTTAGTGGCTTCAATTATAATCTATTAAGGGTAAGTATTGAAATTGTTAAAGGGAAGTATTATGGAAAGTCAATATTCCTAATTAGTAGAGTAattatagtaaaatttatatttccTAATTAGGTAGGATTCATATTCCTAATTAAGTGGAATTGTTATAGAAAATTGATATATAAAAATGTAATGTTTTATTTTATAGATTTAATGAGAATAATAAACATATAATCTTTTGAGctcttccctttctttcctttctttctccttcttcttcttcttcttaaatcataacaaaaatataatccCAAATCTCTTTGCAACacaaatttcatattattcataTATCATCTTGTGGAGTATGTTCTTATCTAATCCTAGTTCTTATCCAATGTAATttgactttatatatatatatatatatatatatatatatatagcttttCGCAAGTTGCCATTGGTGGTTTCCCACTATGCCTTCTCAATTTTGTTTtacaaagaagaaaaaaaaaggccATGAAAATGTCTACGGCAAGTTAATTTGGTAAGATGGTTGTATTAGTATGACCACTTTAATATTCAGAGCCAACATGTCGgagatttttattttttgtatCATAATAAAGGAGATGTGGAGAAAATGAGTGTGATGATGGAGATTTTCAAGTCAAAAATCTGCAAGCTTTGCGTGGAAAGATGCGGTCTGGTCTCTATATGCTATATCCTTCTTCCAAATGGGGCTTAAAATTCGACCTATTCctttctcaatttaatttttctgttGAAGTTCTTAATGGCTCGATCTGTGTTTTGACTCATTAATTAATTATGGCTTCACGATGGTTAATCTATTAGCATTAGTTTCGTCGTCGAATAACAAGCACGTTGGTGAAAAGACCCTTTCAGTCGACAGAGAAAATGCAAGGCAGGCACCGGTATAGAAAATCCTGGAAAATCAAATATACGGTATAGTCCAATCATGGGATTCTTTGCATGTGAACTAGTCAATGGAATGTTCAGACGTTACTACACCTGGTGGCCACATCTTTGCCTCTGCTCTTTAGAACAGGACATTAGATTTGGACCGTTATGTAAACACACCTCTGAGCGAATCTCACGTCAAATCAAATGGACACTTGTTAATCTAACCCCTAATAATAACATCAGATCAGACAGGTTAGTATACCGACTTCTCACAACTACCAGGGATGGCTCATCGTTATCCCTAGAGTTCCAATACAAGCTCCATGAAATAACAAATTGCGTCCTGTTAAAATGAAAAGTAGAGTAGTGGATGTCGAAGATAGGATCATTAAAAACCGTACAATCCCTAGACTCATGGCACATCTCTTTCTTAAGTTTCTAACTCCGTTTATTACAAACTAAATGATTCTTTTCTACACTCGACAGAAAATGAAAAACCGAAACAAGCGACTCTGTATGCATGCGGTGAAAAGTACCCAAATTCAAAAGAACAGAAAATTGTTATGTCCACCAGTGGAAGTTTCCTAACGTTTTGGTGCATCACCAAACACATCCACATAACAAATGGGGCACGCCTGATAAGATAAACATAGTCATCAGTTTTTGAAGATTCCACTGGATTCTCAAGTTCATCTTACAAATTTAAAGAGCTTACCTTATTGATGCTAAGCCATCTAGTACCACAACCAACGTGATAGGCATGTTTGCAAGGCAGCGTCATCCGCCGGTCACCTCGCGTATATTCCATTTGGCAAATCACACACCTATTTCaagcaaaaaaattttaaaaaaaaaaaggttaggcAATACGGTAGGGATGGAAAGGCACGTTCAAGGCTTAGGTGGCAAGATAAAAATTGATCTCATAATGGAAATGTGACCATGCAAATTATAAACATATGAGTGGCCTCCATGTGCTGGCAAGCAAAAATCACATGATAAGGAAGAGTGCATCTCTAATAGCCACAGCATTTTTTTACTTATCTCTATGTTGACCCCTTATCTTGCTACCAAATCCCATTGCATCaatttatgaatttaaaaatACCAAATGGCTCTCAATCTTAGGAGGAAAAAGGAATAAGGAAAGAGAGTAAGGTAATTCTGTCACATTTCTCGCTGGATTCTAGAAATAACACATAATGGTAGAAAACAATAAACTTTAACAGCACATAATATCATATCAGTAGCAAGGACCACGGTGAATCATTTGTATTATCCAGGTCCAATGCATTCTTATTAATTGGACCAGTTACAGATTCATCATTCatttcattacaattatttatcAAATAGTTAAAAGGTAACTGATttcttttcaaaaataaaataaaatcaaataaaaggcATCTGACTAGATCCATGACTAGCAACCAGCATCCCGTGTACAGAGTCCTCGAACATATTTTCATGCCTTGAACTTATACGGCACTAGATTTCTAAACAGCAGGTAATTAAATGTCTAACCAAATAAATAAAGCTTAGGCAAACATTAACTCCTCTTGGAAAAGTTTATCAAGAGATCATCCAAAAGACCAATTAAACATGCAGCAGTTAATTTAATTGTTAATTTAACATCCAAATGAAGGTAATAAAAGCTTTTCAAGACATCTTTCAAGTAACCAATCAAATCAAACTGGCTCTGCAGACaaccaaattattaaattaaaataacagTTGTGATTGCACCACAACTTCATGCCACTTCCCTTCCTTTCTGTCATTTTTGTGGGGGGCGGGGGGTAACCCTGAGGCAGGGAACTGTGAACAAGAAATGGACATTAGTACACACCAAATATAAGCCCAAAATAGTACCTCTCACTTCTTGATTTCCTTCTTGAGAAAAAGCAGCGCTTGTACTTTGACACTGGAAGCAAGGAAATAAGTTCTTGGGAAAGACCACGACTTTGAGTTCCAACCGTCTCACCTAATTCCAATAATTCCTGAATGGAAAAGATTAGGTTAAAAAATGTAAAAATGATTATTCAAAACATAAGCAAATAAAATGGAAACCAACAGAAGACAAATAATAAACATTTATAAGACCACAAAGATTCAACTGTAAACATCTTCTTTTAAGTTAGAAACTTCACATGCCACTATATTTTTTGCAAGTAAAAAGGTCAAAACGCTAAAAACCACCCATTTGAGTAGAAAGCAGAACTGTTGTATATCTGGAAACATTTAAAAGAATGGGGGAAAAAACTAATTAGAGGGAATGCAACCTCCATTTCATCCCAATTAGGTAAATTAACATTTCTCATCCTGCTAAAAAATTTCACATCCACATGCGACGACAAATAAGTTGGTACTGGCTTGGCATGTCATCTTCTTAAAGGATTTTTTTCTCCAAAAGGACAAAAAATATTGGCTTGGAAATGATCAGCAGCCTATCAATTACTCTCCAACTTGAACACGAGCACATGCGCACAGGAACAACATCCCACCACAGAGTTCGACTTTAAGCTATGATCAGAACTGAAATCATGGAATTCAAACTAAACTAGCTGATCTAGTACATTTTGGCCTCCTTAAAAAAAGATGTTAAGAGCTATGTCACAACAAGATGTCAGACTGTCCCACGCCATATGTGCATAAACATGCATCGAGTGTCTCCCATGTGGCTAATTGACACCAAATTAATTCTTTTAAACCTGTCAAGATTAGCTTACAAACATAaataatgagagagagagagagagagagagtgtgtaaAATTAATAATGCATTGGCCCACTGGGCCAATTTTCATTTTCCACCACTGATTACAGGCCTATTACTCAGCTCTAACTCAAAATATGATACATATAAATTACTAACCCCTAGGTGATACCAGAAATAACTCGTACTCAACTAAATAGCTCAGGCATCTGTAAATAAAAAATTACCATCTCTTACCCACTCTCATTCTCAGGCACTGAATAAAGCTCACCTAGAGCAGCATCCGAGTGGAACTCTATCTATAAAACCATGCACCGGAATTTTAAATGCAGAAACAAAAATTTATGATCTGCTAAAGCTTCCCAATCCAAGTCTGGGAACTCTATAAAACTCAAAGTGTACCTTTTTTCCAATTCCTTCTGTCAAGTAAAGGAACCAATAATTGGACCACACAATAAGGATAAGAAAAACGATATACAGGTTCAGCAATACTAAAATGCACAAAACTACAAGGGGGCAAAAATGGAAATTTATTCTCTAACCTCATAACTCATATTGTCAGGATCAACGTTGTCTTGCCAAATAACCTGCAGAGTTCACAGATGATACAGTATACTTACTCATCTAAAAACACGAGAATTTTTATCTTTTGGGGGCTAAGGCATAAGTAATATTAATAAGCTATATCAACACAGGTAATCTGCAAAGAAAGCACCTCTATTTGCATATTGTTATGGGATAAAATCTTATTTTTcccttaataaatttattttacataattttagttgaattttctttagaTTCTGTATCCTTCTTCCTACTCATTCACATTTGTATTATCTTTTATCTTCTGAAAATTAGATAATATAGAAGCCCCCCCACACCATGTCTAGGGAGACATATATTTGctctatgtgtgtgtgtgtgcgcgcaCACGCGCATGTgtgtatagagagagagagagagagagagagagagaaatatatTAACTGGATTTAGGTATAAATCACTGTATGATTGGACCACTAAGAAGCTAACACACCTGAAAATCTTGAGCATTCTGATGTCTCCGCGGACCTGAAAATTGAAGATGTTAAAATAGAGGAAAAAGTGCCAAATGAAAAAGGTACAAGACAAGAAAGAAGAAACCAGCAAATACAAATATATGAGTACATAAAAGATACTATTCAATTCAACTAAGTTTTAACCCTCGACCAACTAActaaaatgtaaaacatgaaagcaaAAGATCAGCAAAGAGTGGTTTGCTGCACTGTAATTCATATATGATAATATCAGTAAATTAAATCCATAGGGGAAAGATTTATCATAATTGGCAGAACAACTAACACATGCCAAGATTCTGAATGACCCTGATTTAGGGTGAAAAACGACAACAACAATGACAATGAAACAATAAAATTAATGGTGAAGCATGCGATGTTTCAATATAAACATCATCAGAGGTTTATGACCAGGTTCAATTGCTTTCCTCAATAGATTTGCTCAAGGGAGGGCACTGAGAAGGAGGTTTCATACAAGGTCTTATCTTTCTTCTTGTTTGTGGTCTTCAATGAACAAGGATTTTGAAAAACTCTGCTTAGATTTCTTCATTCTTTCATTTCTTTGCATGTAAAATATTATACATTACACTGCTGTTAAAAAGGTAGATGAACAATTTTATAAAGAATCTCACAGCTTACACAAATATGATTGTATCATGGGAAAAATATTGCAACCTCAAACAAAATATTGCATTATTACATCCTATTTCAACCTACCTATCATGATGTCCAACATTGTTAATAGTCCTTCCATCAGAATGATTAGGTCACACTGCCACCTTTAAcgtaaatatttaaattacaatCTATGAATAGTTTGagatccccccccccccccccccttctctctctctctctctctctctaatttgAAGGCTCATCCCACTTCAGAAAAAGTTCAGATTTTGGCAACCTTCCCATTTGGCCATAGAAATTCACACTGGGGACAGCCATTAGCTCAGGAGATTCCCTCCCTCTCTGCCTCCTCCCTCCTTTTATCTCTCCACTCACCACTCTCCATCCACCATAATGGTTATAAATATCTTTATTTTTCATCCCCCATGGAAAAATTATTAAACTTTACACTGGGAAAGATAACACCAAAATGAAACTCAGAACTTACATTCCACATGATCATTTTGAGTAGTCATGTTTTCATTCCCTTCCCATTCTGCATTTACAGCAGCAGTTGGCGCATTACTTATAGTTGAAGAATTCTCCAGGGGCCTTCTATAGTCATCAATTTGTGGTCCATGATCATGGACTTCATAAGCATGACTATGATCATAATATAAACTACCCCCAAACTGCGACACACCGAACTTGTAGAAATTTGCATTCACAGAGGGGTACACACTTTCCTGCACAAATAAGAAGGAAGATTCACTTCCACAAGGAAAATAATGCAAACTCAACAATCTTCTTCTATTTAGACATGGAACTTAAAAACAACAATCCCGTAAAAAAAAATCCCTAAAAAagcagcaatagaaattggtacaCATTTTGAATAGGCGTTATAGTAGATGAATAAAATGCCAACCTATGCTTTCATTCAGGAAACATAACCAGGAAAACAGGGACCCAAACTAAATATTGTCAATTTAAAGCTACCTGAACATGGGAAGctccatcaaaaataaaattcACGTGTTCATAGGTAAGGCCTTCAAAATATTCCATAAAGCTTCCAGCTGAATTATATGGGTAGCTAGTGTTTGTGTAATGAACCTCCATATGTGGATTCCAATTCATTTAAATTCTCTAATCTGTCAAACAAGTAAGCCACAAGCATAAGCGCAAATCATCAAGGAGAAttggtttaaaattttttaagcattAAACTGCATAAAGGGAAACAAAATGGAGATAGCAACCTACTCTGTAAATTTAAACTTGCAGATTCACTCAGCCCGTCAATGTGCTCATCAATAAAATGTCTCCTAACTACTTTATTTACTTCCCACTATTTTGCCACTATTTCTGCAAAAGACGCAGGAAAGCGAAAATCAGCCACAGAGTAAACATAAAAACTAAAGATAAAATTTAAATCAAGCAATATAATCAACATTGATTCCACATCGAATGATTTTACAGTTGATCTCAAGCAAAAATAGTTGGTAAAAATTTCTCTAACGAGCAGAACTCAATGGCATGTACTGACATCGGACTGATCAACCGAGTCTCGCATTTCAGAACAAAGACACGTCCTCGAGAACGCAAAAACACAAAAAGCatgggaggaaaaaaaaaaaaaagcaattacAACAATTTTCTTTCCTGCCAAACACAAAAACGAAAATCAGGAATAAAAAGTGCCATTACACGATCAAAGCGAATAAAAATTGATCTCCAAAACGGGAAAAGTGATTAGAGCCATTTAGAGGATTAAAGGAAGAAAATGTGATACCGCGTGAATAAGAAGCGAAATTATCTcgggaaaatgagagaaaaaggtGAAAGTAGTGGATCAAGAGAGTGAGAATCAGATGTTTCAATAAAAGAACGATAatttattcagtattaattaacaaaaaataaaaaaggaaacaAAGAGAAAAGATTCTGAGAGAGAGGGAAAGAAAGAACCGACATTGATAAGCCAGATGAGACATGCTTTCTCCGACGAAGTAGTAAGAAATGGCTTGGCTTCTTCTCGCTTCGTCACTCTCAATCTCACTcgcatctttttctttctctttctacgTCGACATTTGGTGTATGAGTGGCGCCTTTATGCTGTTTGGTTCACTGTTGCACTAGAAATGATTCCGTGCGACGCCAACACTGCGCTTTTTTTTGGCCTTTTTTTCAATCCAACAAATGTttatcaattgaattaattttattaaaagaatttatattttttaatattgaaacaaaaaaaagaaaattatacacAATATTTTTTAATTGGTTTTACAGTGTTTAGACAACAAGGCACCACCCTTCTTAGAAAAGCATGCACTTGCCATATCTACTCAACTGCTTAGATCTTCCGATGCCAAATGAATTCCAAATTGGAGCTAGCCACTCAAAAGCCTAACCAAGAAATAGAATTGCAATCAATGCTCATGAACACAACACCTAGTCAAAAACTGAACCATGGGGCCCATGCTGTAGAAACAAATCCTAATTTCCAAAACATTGTAGTTGGGGTTGCAGTGGGTGGTTGGCTTGTGAATAGAAAATGGACCCATCATCAGATATATGGGTAAAAGGAAGATCACCAAAAGCCATCGAGGGAAGTTGGTGTCAGTTAAGTTTGGTTGGTTAGGAATCAATCTACAAAGCACACATTCATCAAACATAATAAAGAGAAAGGTTTTTGCCTTAGCTGGACTCTCTTCTGTTCTCAATTTAAATCATTGTATAAAACAAACAGACCACCAAATATTGTTACAACACATCTGAAAATCAGTCAATCAATGGGCCACCGGCGTTAAAAGATTTCTTGTTGATGCTATTAATATTCTCTCATAAAATCAAGCTGAGTGAAACGAAAAAGCAAAGAATATGATAATAACTAATTAGTGGGTAGGTTTTGGTATGAAGTTTCCAACTCAGAAGATGTAAAATATGCAAGAGAAAATGTTGAACTACATAATTTCAACATGTATCATtaggatgctaaaatttttacaacaaAAGAATGGCGTGGAAAGAATCaaaaaatttttggaatttcCTTTTCAATGGGGTCTATTTGTTTTGGATTGTTGTGGGCCCGCAAAGGAATTTTCATGTGCTTGTTGGTTAAGGCTCGCAAAGAAATTATTCCATAAAGTGTAATAATTAGGTCCACCACCTTATGGTGCAAACAAGCTATGGCATGGAATCTCTCACACAATCTATCATTCCTTAATTTGTTCATCTGGGAAAGCAAATTACAAACAAATGAAAATTAGATGGATAACTTGAGAACAAGTAAATGACTACTTTAGGGCACTGAGTTTCCTAACAAAttcagtaaaagacttcccatttGCTGTTGAAAGGATAATTTCTCAAATTGCAGCAAAATGAAGCAGCTAGCTTTTGGACTGGGACTGGGTTGATGTTGATAGATTAAAAAGGTAACGAATTTGCATTCTTGTGTCCCTCATGGATGGTCATGGTATTTTTATTTTGATACTCCAGTCCTtacaatacaaccaaattaaagctCACCAAGCACGACAGAAAAAGGTATTTTTGCATCCCAATAGTAGTAATGTCCAATCAATTTTCATGGGTGGTGATTTTTGAGCTAGCAATGCCCAATGGCCAATGCCATGGCCCATATGCCACGCTAATCAGTGGCCTGACCAGAAGGCCGAAAAAGGCTGTCAGGCATGtggcaagaaaagaaagagaCAAAGGAACAGGAATGAAATGAACAAAACCTAGCGTGCAAGCAATGACCTATCATATATTCTATATTCCCTCCTATCCTTTTGTCTCTCTACACTTAGCAAAAGTGCAATTCTGTTCCCATTTACCATTTCGTAATTTAAATTCAATATACATGTGCCCAAAATTGATCAAAACTAACTTGTCATATACCCCCTGACTATGAAGAGCAACTCATTCGCCTTCTAGTCACCTGTACTAAGGCCATATACACATTTCCTCAGCGCTCCCCTCCTATCACCCAAGTGCCCTTGTAATGATTGCAAACATCTTCAAGAGAGTTTTTAACCATGACATTCATTGGTCATCTGGTTACATTAATTATTACTTCTCACATAATTGAGACAAAGTTTGACCATCCCAAAATGCTGGTCCTCTTGTAGGAATACTATGCTATGGACATTATGACACGAGTCCACACCTTCTTGGGATTCTTTCAGTACAATTCTTGAGATCTTCTAAACAAGAAACTTATCTTATGACTACAACATCAGAGATCATGCTATTTACTTATGCATGATGATGGAAATTTACCCAACAATTTCTTTGGACCTGAGAGATTGAAGTTCTCAGAAAAATAATCATGCTATAGTTCTATTGTTCCATTTGAAAAACAATCGCAATTGCAAAATGATAAATATGGAAGTAAATTAGAAATTAAtatgtaataaaaattaaatgcaTGATATCTTAAATAAACCATAAAATTTTCTCAGCACCATATATTAGTTCGTCCACAAAAAACATGAGCCAGCAACAAAAATAAGCTAGGACGATTTCCAGCTGTACCTGTATGTCTTCCCTGCCCGCAGCAAGATACTTATCCTAATGTCAAATCACCAACGCCACAACCAAACAAGTCTACAGAATATCAGTTCCAGCACCCATAATCCCAGTTTCCTGATCTCTATTTACATAGAATAGCCTCCTAAACGTGTGCTTCAATTAAGTATATGTGGCCTGGGGAAGAATTCAGACAAATGAGAAATTGAGAACATGGCACAGGGAAGTAGAAAGGAAAAGAGAAGTTGTGATGTTTATCAGACAATAGAAGGAGTTCATAAATCTGACTGGGTGGAAGACTAACAGAATGTCATCAGCCTGCCTGATCCTCATTTACATAATGGTAAACCATTTTGTATTTGGTTGTTTCTGTCTGAATA
Above is a genomic segment from Hevea brasiliensis isolate MT/VB/25A 57/8 chromosome 17, ASM3005281v1, whole genome shotgun sequence containing:
- the LOC131175475 gene encoding extensin-2-like, with the translated sequence MGTWPQQAAYLTPMVQAIVFCLVAATVVADKPYLYASPSPPYYLKHYKSPPPPKYVRHPPPPSPPPFHYTSSPPPKKSLPSYYYKSPPPSPPPPPPFYYTSPPPPPFYYTSPPPPPFYYTSPPPPPFYYTSPPPPKQQHYNTLSPPPPTFYYTSPPPPPFYYTSPPPPKHY
- the LOC110639048 gene encoding E3 ubiquitin-protein ligase BIG BROTHER; protein product: MNWNPHMEVHYTNTSYPYNSAGSFMEYFEGLTYEHVNFIFDGASHVQESVYPSVNANFYKFGVSQFGGSLYYDHSHAYEVHDHGPQIDDYRRPLENSSTISNAPTAAVNAEWEGNENMTTQNDHVECPRRHQNAQDFQVIWQDNVDPDNMSYEELLELGETVGTQSRGLSQELISLLPVSKYKRCFFSRRKSRSERCVICQMEYTRGDRRMTLPCKHAYHVGCGTRWLSINKACPICYVDVFGDAPKR